AAACAGCCTAGTACCGCAAAGCGGAAGTCAAAAGTCAAAAGTCAAAAGTCAAAGGTAATATTGAGCAAGCTTTTTGGCGATTGAGAATGCTTGGTTTATTTACGCAGTGCTGTACTAGAATTGAGTTATTAACAATAGTCATTAAATCCTCACCCTATAGAAGTTTTCGCAGCTTCTACGATACATATAGTGGTCAGGTAGACTGTGTTAGCTTATGGATTGGTACTGCCAACACTTTCAGAGGGAAACAGGAAAAAAATGTTAGCCATTGTTAGCATTTTTTTATCGGCATATTGAAATTACCGAAATAGCGTTTTGTAGTATGTTGGCATATCGCCGCAAAGTTGTCTCTTAGGTGTAAGTGTTGAAGCAAAGGTTCACCAAATTTTTATGACCAAAACTCCCTCAAATCAACTTTGGCTCTACGACACTACTCTCCGCGACGGGACTCAACGGGAAGGATTGTCAGTGTCCATAGAAGATAAGTTACGCATTGCTCACAAACTTGATGAATTAGGTATTCCTTTCATTGAAGGTGGTTGGCCGGGAGCAAATCCCAAAGATGTCCAATTTTTCTGGCAACTTCGAGAAAATCCCCTCAAACAAGCAGAAGTTGTCCCCTTTTGTTCCACCCGTCGTCCTCATACCAAAGCCGGAGATGAACCCATGCTGCAAGGGATTTTGGCAGCAGGAACGCGCTGGGTGACAATTTTCGGTAAATCCTGGGATTTGCACGTTACAACCGGACTCAAGACCAGCCTAGAGGAAAATCTAGCCATGATTGGTGATACCATCGAGTATCTCCGTTCTCAAGGACGACGGGTAATTTACGATGCTGAACACTGGTTTGATGGTTATAAGCAAAATCCTGATTATGCTCTACAGACGCTCAAAGCAGCAGTCACAGCAGGTGCAGAATGGTTAGTTTTATGTGATACCAATGGGGGGACTTTACCTCATGAAGTTTCGCAAATTGTGGAAGATGTTGTCAAGGGGACTGGGGACTGGGGACTGGGGACTGGGAATGAGGAAAAAACTCTTACCCAATCACCAATCACCAATCACCAATTACCACTTCCCAAAATCGGCATACATACCCATAATGATTCAGAAATGGCGGTTGCTAATGCCTTAGCAGCAGTTATGGCTGGAGCTAAGATGGTACAAGGAACAATTAACGGTTATGGGGAACGTTGCGGGAATGCAAATCTGTGTTCTGTGATTCCCAATTTACAACTAAAATTGGGTTATAGTTGTATCGGTGAACACCAGCTAAATCAACTTACAGAAGCTAGTCGGTTTGTGAGCGAGGTTGTTAATCTCGCACCTGACGAACACGCACCTTTTGTTGGACTTTCAGCTTTTGCTCATAAGGGTGGGATTCATGTCTCTGCGGTGGAACGTAATCCTTTAACCTATGAACATATTCAACCAGAATTGGTAGGAAATCAACGCCGTATTGTCATTTCTGAACAGTCTGGTTTAAGTAATGTCTTAGCTAAAGCTAAAACTTGTGGGATTGAATTAGATAAAGATCATCCTCAAGCTAGACAAATTCTCCAACGCATGAAGGAATTGGAGAGTGAAGGCTATCAATTTGAAGCCGCAGAGGCTAGTTTTATTCTTTTGATGTATGAGGCTTTATCATGTCGTCAACAGTTTTTTGAAGTTCAAGGTTTTCAGGTTCATTGTGATTTAGTAGAGGTGAAAGAAACTACTAATTCTTTAGCGACTGTTAAAGTAGCTGTTAATGGTAAAAATATTCTAGAAGCCGCAGAAGGTAATGGACCAGTAGCGGCTTTAGATGCGGCTTTGCGTAAGGCTTTAGTGAATTTTTATCCTCAAATTGCCGATTTTGAGTTGACTGATTATAAGGTGAGAATTCTTAACGGAAATACGGGAACATCTGCCAAAACTCGTGCCTTAGTAGAATCGGGTAATGGTCAACAACGGTGGACTACTGTAGGAGTTTCTAGTAATATTTTGGAGGCTTCTTATCAAGCTGTGGTTGAGGGTTTAGAATATGGATTATTGCTGCATTTCCAAGCTGAAAAGACGTTGAAAGTTTAGGAGTTGATAAATTTTGGTAGGGATGTCTAATGTCTCTACCTAATTACAGCGATTTCCAATCTTATGAGGTACATCTTAGAGGTTGTTTGAAAACTTTTTCGTGTGGGATCTGACACCCGCAGATCCCCCTAAATCCCCCTTGAAAAGGGGGACTTTGAGGAATTTAGCCCCCCTTTGTAAGGGGGGTTGGGGGGATCTCGATTAATTCTGATACTTTTCAAACATCCTCTTAGCCCCCTCATCGCTTGCGGGGAGGGGGTTGGGGGTGGGGTTCTTGTTCCGGGTTTGATGACAATTTGCTGTAAGAGGTTGTTTGAAAAGTATTAGATGAAACCGATAATCTCCAGAAACCTAACAGTAGGTATCAATTCTGTCTTTCCTCTTCCCTGACCACACAAGTAAATTCACAGAATCAAACCGGATTCCTATATTTTTATAATATTGAGGAAATTAAATAATGTTCAAAGTATTTGGAGACCGGGGTGGCACGTTTACAGATATAGTTGCTGTCACTAATAATCAAACAATAATCAACAGACTTTCAAAACATCAAGAACGGTTTTTAATCGTTCCTCTCCCTAATCAAGAATGGATAATAGTCTATAAATTACTCTCAGAAAATCCCGAACAATATCAAGATGCAGTAATTCAAGGTATTCGGGATATTTTGGGTATTTCCAACCAAAAACCTATTCCTAGGGAAGCCATAGAAATAGTCAAAATGGGGACAACAGTAGCCACAAATGCCCTGTTAGAAAGAAAAGGAAATCGGGTAGTTCTAGCTATTACTAAAGGCTTTAAAGATGCGTTGAGAATTGGTTATCAAAATCGTCCAAATATCTTTGCTAGACAGATAATTTTACCCACCATGCTGTATGAGCAGGTAATTGAAATAGAAGAACGTTATGATGCTCATGGCAATGAATTAATAGCCGTAAATATTGAACAAAATAAAAATGGCTTACAAGCAGCTTATGACACAGGAATTCGCAGTTGTGCCATTGTTTTCATGCACAGCGATCGCTATCCATACCACGAACAACAAGTAGCACAAATAGCTCAAGAAATCGGCTTTACACAAATCTCCATATCCCATCAAGTTAGTCCATTAATGAAATTAGTTAGTCGAGGAGATACAACTGTTGTAGATGCTTATTTAACTCCGATTTTGCGGCACTACATTAACCAAGTAGCTAGTCAACTACCTGGAGTTAAATTAATGTTTATGAAATCTGATGGCGGCTTAACCGACGCACAACAATTTCAAGGAAAAGATAGTATTTTAAGTGGACCGGCTGGTGGTATTGTCGGTGCAGTTCAAACCAGCAAAAGAGCAGGTTTTGAATTAGTAATTACCTTTGATATGGGCGGAACAAGTACAGACGTTGCCCACTTTAAAGGAGAATATGAACGCCAATTAGACTCAGAAATTGCAGGTGCGCGGATGCGAGTTCCCGTATTAGCAATTAACACTATTGCGGCTGGAGGCAGTTCAATTTTATATTTTGATGGTTCTAGTTATCGTGTTGGACCCCAATCTGCGGGTGCAAATCCAGGACCAGCTTGTTACCGACGTGGAGGACAATTAACCGTCACAGATGCTAACGTCATGTTAGGAAAAATTCACCCTCAATATTTCCCCTCTGTGTTTGGTATTGCAGGCAATTTACCCTTAGATAAAGATATCGTCAAAAAACAATTTATCCAACTCTCCCAGGCGATTGTAGCCGCCACAGACAACACTTCTACACCCGAACAAGTAGCAGCCGGATTTATAGCGATCGCTGTGGAAAATATGGCAAATGCCATCAAAAAAATCAGTTTACAAAAAGGTTATGATGTCAGCGAATATGTCCTTTGTTGTTTTGGTGGTGCAGGTGGACAAGTTGCTTGTTTAATTGCCGATACTTTAGGCATGAAAAAGATATTTCTTCACCCCTACGCAGGAGTTCTTTCTGCTTATGGCATGGGATTAGCTGACATTCGCTCAATTAAAGAAACAGGCGTAGAAAAACCTTTGAATCAAACATTAATTCCGCAATTACAGCAATTGATGTTATCCTTAGAGACCCAAGCAAAAACTACTATTAACTCCGATGAAACAAGTAGAGAAACAATAGTCCAAAAAATTAACTTAAAGTATGATGGGACTAACTCTACATTAAACATTAATTTCGCCGATAATGTGGCATTAATGCGAAAAGAATTTGAAACTGAACATAAAAATAGATATGGTTTTATTCAAACCGAGAAAACCTTAATTGTCGAATCAGTCTCAGTAGAAGTAATTCAAAAAATGGACACTCCTGAAGAACCATTAATTACTCGTAATCGTCCTTTTGATCAAAATCCCACACCTGTGGAAATAGTAAAAATGTTTACGGCTGATAAATGGCATGATACTCCTGTTTATTACCGGGATAATTTACAACCAGAAGATATTATTATCGGACCTGCTATCATTGTCGAAAAAATCAGCACAATTGTCGTTGAACCTCACTGGGAAGCAACATTAACGAAACAAAATCACTTAATTTTACAACGCCATTTTTCGTAGGTTGGGTTGAGCCTTTGCGAAACCCAACATTTCCAAAGAAAATAAGATTTTCAGAATATTTGAACGCAGATAAACGCAGATAAACACAGATAAGACCTTGAATGGATTAATTATCAATTGGTAATTAATGTTAGAATAAACAAATAACTACTTGGTATCATATCATGATGATTACTCAAGAAATAGCATCTGAAAAAATCATCTCTCCAGATGTTATTTTTCCTCCCAGTGACCTATATAGTGATGAACCTCCCGTGGAAACAGAACTACACCTACGACAAATAATCCTACTTTTCAAATGTTTGGAATGGTTATGGAAAGACAGAACTGATTTCTATGCTGCGGGAAATCTGAGTATTTATTATAGTCCACAT
The DNA window shown above is from Anabaena sp. WA102 and carries:
- the cimA gene encoding citramalate synthase, which codes for MTKTPSNQLWLYDTTLRDGTQREGLSVSIEDKLRIAHKLDELGIPFIEGGWPGANPKDVQFFWQLRENPLKQAEVVPFCSTRRPHTKAGDEPMLQGILAAGTRWVTIFGKSWDLHVTTGLKTSLEENLAMIGDTIEYLRSQGRRVIYDAEHWFDGYKQNPDYALQTLKAAVTAGAEWLVLCDTNGGTLPHEVSQIVEDVVKGTGDWGLGTGNEEKTLTQSPITNHQLPLPKIGIHTHNDSEMAVANALAAVMAGAKMVQGTINGYGERCGNANLCSVIPNLQLKLGYSCIGEHQLNQLTEASRFVSEVVNLAPDEHAPFVGLSAFAHKGGIHVSAVERNPLTYEHIQPELVGNQRRIVISEQSGLSNVLAKAKTCGIELDKDHPQARQILQRMKELESEGYQFEAAEASFILLMYEALSCRQQFFEVQGFQVHCDLVEVKETTNSLATVKVAVNGKNILEAAEGNGPVAALDAALRKALVNFYPQIADFELTDYKVRILNGNTGTSAKTRALVESGNGQQRWTTVGVSSNILEASYQAVVEGLEYGLLLHFQAEKTLKV
- a CDS encoding hydantoinase/oxoprolinase family protein encodes the protein MFKVFGDRGGTFTDIVAVTNNQTIINRLSKHQERFLIVPLPNQEWIIVYKLLSENPEQYQDAVIQGIRDILGISNQKPIPREAIEIVKMGTTVATNALLERKGNRVVLAITKGFKDALRIGYQNRPNIFARQIILPTMLYEQVIEIEERYDAHGNELIAVNIEQNKNGLQAAYDTGIRSCAIVFMHSDRYPYHEQQVAQIAQEIGFTQISISHQVSPLMKLVSRGDTTVVDAYLTPILRHYINQVASQLPGVKLMFMKSDGGLTDAQQFQGKDSILSGPAGGIVGAVQTSKRAGFELVITFDMGGTSTDVAHFKGEYERQLDSEIAGARMRVPVLAINTIAAGGSSILYFDGSSYRVGPQSAGANPGPACYRRGGQLTVTDANVMLGKIHPQYFPSVFGIAGNLPLDKDIVKKQFIQLSQAIVAATDNTSTPEQVAAGFIAIAVENMANAIKKISLQKGYDVSEYVLCCFGGAGGQVACLIADTLGMKKIFLHPYAGVLSAYGMGLADIRSIKETGVEKPLNQTLIPQLQQLMLSLETQAKTTINSDETSRETIVQKINLKYDGTNSTLNINFADNVALMRKEFETEHKNRYGFIQTEKTLIVESVSVEVIQKMDTPEEPLITRNRPFDQNPTPVEIVKMFTADKWHDTPVYYRDNLQPEDIIIGPAIIVEKISTIVVEPHWEATLTKQNHLILQRHFS